In the genome of Christensenella timonensis, one region contains:
- a CDS encoding glycosyltransferase family 4 protein produces MNTSAIAYIASQNNKVDLTEIRKRYGESDLFVCPAGDQEGLEEEGILSLTRLAGPKYKEYAFCLTGEELACFLSLKAASFLLDSYETVAVVSDSGLFPDFPASCDTFHVFPNLLDEAEKSGSVDISLSSKPLFCNHSFALKRGKRITEFLTWSQKKYNRILFSGIGERGFLKAWLSYASLFGCRVHLMEKVSFFEVPEYAEYCCFENGIPVADILRKYYGMDYRLRSKCKNQPFEHPDYFMRDTVVVGDSQTIPVTAIEKAIYLARGDLRALFPDLNDPEARIRFTEWFLQYARKEYKLAEEYLAAVQAAYQACLKLREAAQQRDRSLRKRFSIRRGAQTMPEAQYPFGVNLCGFIKGDFGLGESSRILARILQHANIPYTVIEVQDSGLHTFTNTEFADKISNKFIYDTNIFAYNPDCFEESVREFDKSVFDGRHNIGYWAWEMPEFPAEWAGAFPYFDEIWTCSDFTTQAIAQNSPIPVHTVPYAIHPQKDDNLTRQEFGLPENQFIFLMTYDTRSISERKNPLAAIRAFSKAFGNRQDAMLLLKLNTPLDWDGDRELMTLLKKHENIMTISRQMSKREINSLISLCDAYLSLHRSEGFGLGPAEAMAFAKPVVITNYSGNTQYMREGACCPVPYRLVEVKKDFIIYKKGMHWAEPDVDAAAEYMKRLVEDRDYYMSIGENAKRVIEQEFSYENCGKILLERLAHLK; encoded by the coding sequence GTGAACACTTCTGCAATCGCATATATTGCAAGTCAAAATAATAAGGTTGATTTAACAGAAATACGCAAACGCTATGGGGAAAGCGATCTTTTTGTATGCCCTGCCGGCGATCAGGAGGGCTTGGAGGAAGAGGGTATATTATCGTTGACCCGGCTGGCAGGCCCGAAGTACAAGGAGTATGCGTTTTGCCTGACGGGAGAAGAACTAGCCTGTTTTTTGTCGCTGAAGGCGGCTAGTTTCCTGCTCGACTCTTATGAAACCGTTGCCGTCGTTTCAGACAGCGGACTGTTTCCGGATTTTCCCGCCTCCTGCGATACGTTCCACGTTTTCCCGAATCTTCTGGACGAGGCGGAAAAAAGCGGTTCGGTAGATATTTCTTTATCGTCGAAACCGCTGTTTTGCAATCATTCTTTTGCCCTGAAACGGGGAAAGCGGATAACGGAATTTTTGACATGGAGCCAGAAGAAATATAACCGGATCCTTTTCAGCGGAATTGGCGAGAGGGGATTCTTAAAGGCGTGGCTTTCCTATGCATCCCTGTTTGGGTGCCGGGTTCATTTAATGGAAAAAGTAAGTTTTTTTGAGGTTCCGGAATATGCGGAGTATTGCTGTTTTGAAAATGGAATACCAGTCGCGGATATATTAAGGAAATACTACGGCATGGATTACAGGCTGAGGAGCAAATGCAAAAACCAGCCGTTTGAACACCCGGATTACTTTATGCGCGATACGGTTGTCGTAGGGGATTCCCAAACAATTCCGGTTACTGCAATCGAGAAAGCAATTTACCTTGCGCGGGGGGACCTGCGGGCGCTTTTTCCCGATTTAAACGATCCCGAAGCAAGAATACGCTTCACGGAATGGTTTTTGCAGTATGCCCGGAAAGAATACAAGCTGGCAGAGGAATACCTTGCGGCTGTGCAGGCCGCATATCAGGCCTGTCTGAAACTGCGGGAAGCAGCGCAGCAGCGCGACAGATCTTTGAGAAAACGGTTTTCCATTCGCCGGGGAGCGCAAACGATGCCGGAAGCCCAGTATCCATTCGGTGTGAATCTATGTGGCTTTATTAAGGGCGATTTTGGCCTGGGCGAAAGCAGCAGGATTCTTGCGAGAATTTTGCAGCATGCAAACATTCCCTATACGGTCATCGAAGTACAGGATTCCGGGCTTCATACCTTCACGAATACGGAATTTGCAGATAAAATTTCCAATAAATTTATCTATGATACAAATATTTTCGCGTACAACCCGGATTGTTTTGAAGAATCGGTTCGGGAGTTTGATAAGAGCGTTTTCGACGGACGGCACAATATTGGTTATTGGGCATGGGAAATGCCCGAGTTTCCAGCCGAATGGGCGGGAGCGTTTCCGTATTTTGACGAGATTTGGACCTGTTCGGATTTTACGACCCAAGCTATTGCGCAGAATTCGCCGATCCCGGTTCATACGGTTCCTTATGCAATCCATCCACAAAAGGACGACAACCTTACAAGGCAGGAATTTGGTTTGCCGGAGAATCAGTTTATTTTCCTGATGACCTACGATACCCGCAGCATTTCCGAGCGAAAAAATCCATTGGCTGCCATCAGGGCATTTAGCAAAGCGTTTGGCAACCGACAGGACGCGATGCTTTTACTGAAGCTAAATACGCCGCTTGACTGGGATGGCGACCGGGAGCTGATGACATTATTAAAAAAACATGAAAATATCATGACCATCAGCAGGCAGATGTCCAAACGGGAAATCAACAGCCTTATTTCCTTATGCGATGCGTACCTGTCGCTCCACCGGAGCGAGGGATTTGGACTTGGACCGGCAGAAGCGATGGCGTTTGCGAAACCCGTTGTCATCACAAATTACAGCGGGAATACGCAGTATATGCGGGAAGGCGCCTGTTGCCCCGTACCTTACCGCCTGGTTGAAGTAAAAAAAGATTTTATTATTTACAAAAAGGGAATGCACTGGGCGGAACCTGATGTGGACGCCGCTGCAGAGTATATGAAAAGGCTTGTGGAAGACCGCGATTATTACATGTCTATTGGTGAAAACGCGAAACGAGTGATTGAGCAGGAATTTTCTTATGAGAATTGCGGAAAAATCCTGTTGGAGCGTCTTGCGCATTTAAAATAG
- a CDS encoding phospho-sugar mutase, which produces MNERELYKQWIENATEDKEVAEELIKIKEDDEAVKDRFYRNLAFGTGGLRGVIGAGTNRMNIYTVRKASQGLADYLNEEFERPSIAIAYDSRKNSRQFARAAAEVFAQNGIKVFQYETLMPTPMLSFAVRHLGCSAGIVVTASHNPAKYNGYKVYGPDGCQITLDAAEKITGYIERKDIFRDIHTGNFDTFLNEGKIRYIGRDTIDAYFDAVRSYSVFEDGGDIRIVYTPLNGTGLKPVLRILNETGFQTITVVPEQEEPDENFTTCPYPNPEEKAALQLGLELCAKTGADLLLGTDPDCDRVGAAVRQDGNYVLINGNQMGVLLFDFVCAMRKKYGTMPENPVAVKTIVTTEMAQSIADQYGVQLKNVLTGFKFIGEQIGLLEENGEADRYVFGFEESYGYLSGTHARDKDAVNAAMLICEMASYYRQQGKTLADRLNELYLEHGYFYDKLESFTFEGADGMLHMAELMKSLRIDSITELGGAKVVKVSDYLASVEKSERETKKIDLPKSDVMGYSLAGGSSVVVRPSGTEPKIKVYYSLKCPNEENASKLYAAVSADIHKILGVG; this is translated from the coding sequence ATGAACGAAAGAGAACTATATAAGCAATGGATTGAAAACGCAACGGAAGACAAGGAAGTTGCGGAAGAGCTTATAAAAATTAAAGAGGATGACGAAGCGGTCAAAGACCGTTTTTATCGTAACCTTGCGTTTGGTACGGGCGGCCTTCGGGGCGTTATTGGCGCAGGGACAAACCGTATGAATATTTACACAGTAAGAAAGGCGTCGCAGGGGCTTGCGGACTACCTGAATGAAGAATTTGAAAGGCCTTCCATCGCAATTGCCTATGACAGCCGCAAGAATTCGCGGCAGTTTGCCCGGGCAGCCGCAGAGGTTTTTGCGCAGAATGGAATCAAAGTGTTTCAATATGAGACGCTGATGCCTACGCCCATGCTTTCCTTTGCGGTCAGACATCTTGGATGCAGCGCAGGCATCGTTGTGACTGCGAGCCACAACCCGGCAAAATACAACGGATACAAGGTATATGGCCCGGACGGATGCCAGATTACGCTCGATGCGGCAGAAAAAATTACCGGTTATATTGAACGCAAGGATATTTTCCGGGATATCCATACAGGAAATTTTGATACCTTTCTGAACGAAGGCAAAATCCGATATATTGGCCGGGACACAATTGATGCATATTTTGACGCAGTAAGAAGCTATAGCGTTTTTGAGGACGGCGGCGATATCAGGATCGTTTACACGCCTCTCAACGGAACGGGATTAAAACCGGTGTTGAGGATTTTGAACGAAACAGGCTTCCAAACTATCACAGTTGTTCCGGAGCAGGAAGAGCCGGACGAGAATTTCACAACGTGCCCTTACCCAAATCCCGAGGAAAAGGCCGCGCTTCAGCTTGGTCTGGAACTATGCGCGAAGACAGGTGCGGATTTGCTGCTGGGAACCGATCCGGATTGTGACCGTGTGGGCGCGGCTGTCCGGCAGGACGGAAACTATGTTCTGATCAATGGGAACCAAATGGGCGTTTTACTGTTTGATTTTGTGTGCGCAATGCGTAAAAAGTACGGGACAATGCCCGAAAATCCGGTCGCAGTCAAGACGATCGTTACAACGGAAATGGCGCAGAGCATTGCCGATCAATATGGCGTACAGCTTAAAAACGTATTAACCGGCTTTAAATTTATTGGGGAACAGATTGGCCTGCTGGAAGAAAACGGAGAAGCAGACCGTTATGTGTTTGGATTTGAGGAAAGCTATGGCTACCTTTCCGGGACGCATGCGCGTGACAAGGATGCCGTGAATGCAGCCATGCTGATTTGCGAGATGGCTTCCTATTACCGCCAGCAGGGAAAAACACTTGCCGACAGGCTTAACGAGCTATATCTGGAGCACGGATATTTTTACGATAAACTTGAAAGCTTCACCTTTGAAGGCGCGGATGGAATGCTGCACATGGCGGAACTTATGAAGAGCCTGCGTATAGATTCTATTACCGAACTGGGCGGTGCAAAAGTAGTGAAAGTGTCTGATTACCTGGCCTCCGTGGAGAAAAGCGAACGGGAAACGAAAAAAATCGATCTTCCAAAATCGGATGTGATGGGGTATTCGCTGGCGGGCGGCAGTTCGGTTGTTGTTCGTCCTTCGGGAACGGAACCTAAAATTAAGGTGTATTATTCGCTGAAGTGCCCGAATGAGGAGAATGCATCTAAATTATATGCCGCTGTTTCGGCAGACATACATAAGATTTTGGGAGTCGGGTAA
- a CDS encoding transporter substrate-binding domain-containing protein — protein sequence MKKIIALVLTVFMAVAVFAACSAPETAASESPSEAASTEPSADASESAEASDEGAAAGSLVDKIEEAGELVLLTNAQFPPYEYLGDDNQPTGVDIEIAQKIADELGVKLTVVDMDFDGLVPALNGGKGDFIAAGYTITEERQQSVDFSDEYATSNQMVIVTKDDPKVAGATVEDLAGKTIGVQLGTTGDLFVSDEVEGATVKQYKSAIEAGMDLANGKLDAVVVDKLPAQSIVANNDSLTVYDDVLTTEQYAMAVRKGESDDLLEVINKVLADMKGDIQDLTQKHFDQYSGTSSEAE from the coding sequence ATGAAAAAGATAATTGCTTTAGTACTGACAGTATTCATGGCTGTGGCAGTGTTCGCAGCATGCTCCGCGCCGGAAACGGCCGCGTCGGAATCGCCTTCCGAGGCTGCTTCCACAGAACCGTCCGCAGATGCGTCTGAAAGCGCGGAGGCGTCCGACGAAGGTGCAGCGGCAGGCAGCCTGGTGGATAAGATCGAGGAAGCGGGAGAACTTGTACTTCTGACGAACGCACAGTTCCCTCCCTATGAATACCTTGGCGACGACAATCAGCCGACGGGTGTGGATATTGAAATCGCACAGAAAATTGCAGACGAGTTGGGTGTGAAGCTGACAGTTGTAGATATGGATTTCGACGGCTTAGTTCCGGCGCTGAACGGCGGCAAAGGCGACTTTATCGCGGCGGGTTATACGATCACGGAAGAGCGTCAGCAGAGCGTTGATTTCTCGGATGAATATGCAACGTCCAACCAGATGGTAATCGTAACGAAAGACGATCCCAAAGTTGCGGGCGCCACGGTGGAAGATCTTGCGGGAAAAACGATCGGCGTGCAGCTTGGAACGACGGGCGACCTCTTTGTATCGGACGAGGTGGAAGGAGCAACCGTAAAGCAATATAAGAGCGCGATCGAGGCAGGCATGGATCTTGCGAACGGTAAGCTGGACGCGGTAGTTGTGGATAAGCTGCCGGCACAGAGCATTGTGGCAAATAATGACAGCTTGACGGTGTATGACGACGTCCTCACGACGGAACAGTATGCGATGGCGGTACGGAAGGGCGAATCAGACGATTTGCTGGAAGTGATCAATAAAGTGTTGGCGGATATGAAGGGCGACATTCAGGATTTGACGCAGAAGCATTTCGACCAGTATTCGGGAACATCTTCGGAAGCTGAGTAA
- a CDS encoding amino acid ABC transporter permease has protein sequence MFDNLGQQIYNTLIANDRWTMFLDGLLVTLMIAGIAVLMGVVIGSVVAIAKVNALRNKRLKWLNIICDIYLTVIRGTPVLVQLLIMYYIIFAAAPIEMAPYVAALAFGINSGAYVAEIVRSGIMAVPRGQMEAGRSLGLTNGMTMRTIIFPQAIKNILPALGNEFIVLFKETSIVGYVAVTDLTRAAELVRSRTMDAFVPLIFIALVYLGIVMLITWALRKLEKKLAQSDVR, from the coding sequence ATGTTTGACAATCTTGGACAACAAATTTATAATACGTTGATTGCGAATGACCGCTGGACGATGTTCCTCGACGGTTTGCTCGTTACCCTGATGATCGCTGGAATCGCGGTATTGATGGGGGTTGTAATCGGATCGGTGGTTGCAATCGCTAAGGTCAACGCACTGCGCAATAAGCGCCTGAAATGGCTGAACATTATCTGTGATATCTATTTGACGGTAATCCGGGGAACGCCGGTACTGGTACAGCTTTTAATTATGTATTACATTATTTTTGCCGCCGCACCGATTGAGATGGCGCCTTATGTTGCGGCGCTTGCATTTGGCATCAACAGCGGCGCTTACGTTGCTGAGATCGTACGCTCGGGTATTATGGCTGTACCGCGTGGGCAAATGGAAGCAGGACGGTCTCTGGGCCTTACAAACGGCATGACGATGCGTACCATTATTTTTCCGCAGGCAATTAAGAATATCCTTCCTGCGCTGGGAAATGAATTTATTGTACTGTTTAAGGAAACGTCTATCGTTGGATATGTTGCGGTTACGGATTTGACGCGCGCCGCTGAGCTGGTACGCTCGCGGACCATGGACGCTTTTGTTCCGCTGATCTTTATTGCACTTGTTTATCTTGGTATTGTTATGCTGATTACATGGGCGCTCAGGAAACTGGAAAAGAAACTCGCCCAGAGCGATGTGAGGTAG
- a CDS encoding amino acid ABC transporter ATP-binding protein gives MIIVKELYKQFNENVVLKGIDEHIERGEKVVIVGPSGSGKSTFLRCLNMLEVPTGGEIWFEGKLLTDKNTNIDKVRQKMGMVFQQFNLFPHKTVGQNITLAPLKLGLMTEDEAQERAETLLKRIGLSDKIDSYPSQLSGGQQQRVAIVRALAMNPDVMLFDEPTSALDPEMVGEVLDFMHTLADEGMTMVVVTHEMGFAKEVATRCLFMDEGKVLEQAPPAEFFDSPKNSRLQDFLSKVL, from the coding sequence ATGATTATTGTAAAAGAGCTATATAAACAATTCAATGAAAATGTTGTGCTTAAAGGAATCGATGAGCACATTGAGCGCGGGGAAAAAGTAGTGATTGTCGGGCCGTCGGGGAGCGGAAAGTCTACCTTCCTGCGGTGCCTGAATATGCTTGAGGTACCGACCGGCGGTGAGATCTGGTTCGAAGGAAAACTTTTGACCGATAAGAATACAAATATCGATAAAGTACGCCAAAAAATGGGTATGGTTTTCCAGCAGTTCAATTTGTTTCCCCACAAGACCGTAGGCCAGAATATTACGCTTGCTCCATTAAAACTTGGCTTGATGACGGAGGATGAAGCGCAGGAACGTGCAGAAACACTCTTGAAAAGAATCGGATTATCGGATAAAATAGATTCATACCCTTCGCAGCTTTCGGGAGGGCAGCAACAGCGTGTGGCGATTGTGCGTGCACTTGCGATGAATCCGGATGTGATGCTCTTTGATGAGCCGACGTCTGCGCTCGATCCTGAAATGGTGGGCGAGGTGCTTGACTTTATGCATACGCTTGCAGATGAAGGAATGACAATGGTTGTCGTTACACATGAAATGGGGTTTGCGAAGGAAGTTGCAACCCGTTGCCTGTTTATGGACGAGGGCAAAGTTCTCGAACAGGCGCCGCCGGCAGAATTTTTCGATTCTCCGAAGAACTCACGGCTGCAGGATTTTCTTTCCAAAGTATTGTAA